The proteins below are encoded in one region of Rana temporaria chromosome 2, aRanTem1.1, whole genome shotgun sequence:
- the LOC120927858 gene encoding extensin-like: protein MIFSSSIYPNLQFPKSSTRYPPSKLFPLISSPQTIYPNLQPPNNSPQSPAPKPSTPISSPQTFHPNLQPPNHLPQSPAPKQFTPISNPQTIYPNLQPPNHLPQSPAPKPSTPISSPQTFHPNLQPPNHLPQSPAPKQFTPISNPQTIYPNLQPPNHLPQSPAPKPSTPISSPQTIYPKLQPPKYSPQTPTPKPSTPISSPQILHPDLHSPKIIHPSLHLPNKPF, encoded by the coding sequence ATGATCTTCAGCTCCTCCATCTACcccaatctccagtttccaaagTCTTCAACCCGATATCCACCCTCCAAACTATTCCCTCTGATCTCCAGCCCCCAAACCATCTACCCCAATCTCCAGCCCCCAAACAATTCACCCCAATCTCCAGCCCCCAAACCATCTACCCCAATCTCCAGCCCCCAAACATTTCACCCCAATCTCCAGCCCCCAAACCATCTACCCCAATCTCCAGCCCCCAAACAATTCACCCCAATCTCCAACCCCCAAACCATCTACCCCAATCTCCAGCCCCCAAACCATCTACCCCAATCTCCAGCCCCCAAACCATCTACCCCAATCTCCAGCCCCCAAACATTTCACCCCAATCTCCAGCCCCCAAACCATCTACCCCAATCTCCAGCCCCCAAACAATTCACCCCAATCTCCAACCCCCAAACCATCTACCCCAATCTCCAGCCCCCAAACCATCTACCCCAATCTCCAGCCCCCAAACCATCTACCCCAATCTCCAGCCCCCAAACCATCTACCCCAAACTCCAGCCCCCAAAATATTCACCCCAAACTCCAACCCCAAAACCATCTACTCCAATCTCCAGTCCCCAAATTCTTCATCCTGATCTCCACTCCCCCAAAATTATTCACCCCAGTCTCCACCTCCCAAACAAACCATTCTGA